The Rosa rugosa chromosome 1, drRosRugo1.1, whole genome shotgun sequence genomic sequence GCATCACGCGGCTACCATTGCTAGTTTCCCTTAAACCTAAGAAGTTTGAAAAATAAGAATGTTATGGGAGTAGTATATAAATGAAGGATCAGTTTCAAATTTCTATTAGCTTTTCTTCTTGCCACTTGGCAAGCTGAGAATGAGTGTGAGCCTAGCACTTtccaaaaaaaaacttattcGTATGCAAATTAAATGACCAACCCGACCCGTTTGTTGAGCCTCAATTTTAAGCCCGAAGAAACCAACACAGTACCCACACAATCCAagctctctttcttcttctcctcctccccccaCTCTGCTTCCTCATTCTCAGATCCGGTATTTCCCAATCACCGATCTCCGATGACGGAGAAGTCATGCACCCTCCTGGTCCACTTCGACAAGGGCACGCCGGCCCTTGCCAACGAGATCAAAGAAGCTCTCGAAGGAAACGACGTCGAAGCCAAGATCGAAGCCCTCAAGCAAGCAATCATGCTCTTGCTCAACGGCGACACCATTCCCCAGCTCTTCATCATCATTATCCGCTACGTCCTTCCCTCCGAGGACCACACCGTCCAGAAGCTTCTCCTCCTCTACCTCGAGATCATTGACAAGAAAGACTCCCGAGGCAAAGTCCTGCCGGAGATGATCCTCATCTGCCAGAACCTCCGCAACAATCTCCAGAGCCCTAACGAGTACATCCGCGGCGTCACGCTCCGGTTCCTCTGCCGGTTGAACGAGTCCGAGATCATCGAGCCGTTGATCCCTTCGATTCTGGCCAACCTGGAGCACCGCCACCCGTTCGTTCGACGAAACGCCGTCAGCGCAGTCATGTCTGTGTATAGGCTTCCGCACGGTGAGCAAATGCTGGTGGATGCGCCGGAGATTATCGATCGGTTCTTGGCTTCCGAGCATGATCCTTCTAGTAAGCGAAACGCGTTTCTTATGCTGTTTAATTGTGCGCAGGATAGAGCTGTCAGCTATTTGTTTTCTCATATCGATAGGATTGCTGATTGGGGCGAGCAACTCCAAATGGTTGTGTTGGAATTGATTAGGAAGGTTTGTAGAGTCAATAAGGGTGAGAAGGGGAAGTACATTAAGGTCATTATATCATTGCTTAATGCTCAGTCCAGTGCTGTTGTTTACGAGTGTGCCAATACGCTTGTGTCTTTATCGTCTGCCCCGACTGCGATTCGGGCTGCAGCCAATACGTATTGTCAGTTGTTATTATCGCAGAGTGATAACAATGTGAAGTTGATTGTGCTCGATAGGATTAATGAGCTTAAGTCTTCGCATAGGGAGATTCTGGTTGAGTTGGTTATGGATGTGCTGAGGGTACTTTCGAGCCCAAATCTTGATATTAGGAGGAAAACACTTGATATTGTTCTTGAGTTGATTACTCCGAGAAATATTGATGAGGTTGTGATGATGTTGAAGAAGGAGGTCGTCAAGACTCAGAGTGGTGAGCTTGAGAAGAATGGGGAATACAGGCAGATGCTGGTGCAAGCTATATATTCATGTGCGGTTAAGTTTCCGGAGGTGGCGAGCACAGTGGTGCATCCTTTGATGGATTTCTTGGGCGATACTAATGTGGCTTCGGCCTTGGATGTTGCTATTTTTGTGCGTGAGATAATTGAAACCAATCCCAAGCTGCGTGTTTCAATAATAATGAGGCTGTTGGACACTTTCTACCAGATTCGGACTTCCAGGGTGTGTACTTATGCTCTTTGGATTATTGGGGAGTATTGTCTGTCACTTTCTGAGGTTGAGAGTGGGATTGAAACCATTAAGCAGTGTCTTGGGGAGCTCCCATTTTACACCGCTTCTGAGGAAAGCGAGGCACAAGATGTTTCAAAGAATTCTCAGGTTGTAAGCTCGTCGACTGTCTCTTCCAGAAGACCTGTGGTTCTTGCAGATGGGACCTATGCTACCCAGTCTGCTGCACTGGAAACTGCTGTGTCTGCACCTCTCCTTGTTCAAGGATCATTGGTGGCTTCTGTAGGGAACTTGAGATCGTTGATTCTCTCTGGTGACTTTTTCCTCGAGTCAGTTGTGGCATGCACGCTGACAAAGCTTGTTTTGAGATTAGAAGAGGTTCAGCCTTCAAAAGTCGAAGTGAACAAGGCAACTACACAAGCTTTGTTAATCATGGTCTCTATGCTTCAACTGGGTCAATCATCGGCCCTTCCACATCCAATTGATAA encodes the following:
- the LOC133725630 gene encoding coatomer subunit beta-1-like — protein: MTEKSCTLLVHFDKGTPALANEIKEALEGNDVEAKIEALKQAIMLLLNGDTIPQLFIIIIRYVLPSEDHTVQKLLLLYLEIIDKKDSRGKVLPEMILICQNLRNNLQSPNEYIRGVTLRFLCRLNESEIIEPLIPSILANLEHRHPFVRRNAVSAVMSVYRLPHGEQMLVDAPEIIDRFLASEHDPSSKRNAFLMLFNCAQDRAVSYLFSHIDRIADWGEQLQMVVLELIRKVCRVNKGEKGKYIKVIISLLNAQSSAVVYECANTLVSLSSAPTAIRAAANTYCQLLLSQSDNNVKLIVLDRINELKSSHREILVELVMDVLRVLSSPNLDIRRKTLDIVLELITPRNIDEVVMMLKKEVVKTQSGELEKNGEYRQMLVQAIYSCAVKFPEVASTVVHPLMDFLGDTNVASALDVAIFVREIIETNPKLRVSIIMRLLDTFYQIRTSRVCTYALWIIGEYCLSLSEVESGIETIKQCLGELPFYTASEESEAQDVSKNSQVVSSSTVSSRRPVVLADGTYATQSAALETAVSAPLLVQGSLVASVGNLRSLILSGDFFLESVVACTLTKLVLRLEEVQPSKVEVNKATTQALLIMVSMLQLGQSSALPHPIDNDSHDRIVLCIRLLCNKGEEVKRIWLKSCRESFVKMLEDKKHREAEETRAMAQISNAQPDDLIDFYHLKSKKGMSQLELEDEVQDDLKRATGEFLKDGDDTNKLNRILQLTGFSDPVYAEAYVTVNHYDIVLDVTVINRTKETLQNLCLELATMGDLKLVERPQNYTLAPLSSKQIKSNIKVSSTETGVIFGNIVYETSSNVLERNVIVLNDIHIDIMDYISPASCADILFRTMWAEFEWENKVAVSTVIEDEKDFLNHIVKATNMKCLTPPSALEGECGVLAANLYAKSVFGEDALVNVSVEKQADGKLSGYIRIRSKTQGIALSLGDKITLKQKGSP